The following proteins are encoded in a genomic region of Gossypium hirsutum isolate 1008001.06 chromosome D05, Gossypium_hirsutum_v2.1, whole genome shotgun sequence:
- the LOC107905184 gene encoding probable inactive poly [ADP-ribose] polymerase SRO3 — protein sequence MTMNLVESVGVRVPPSAPASFFSSKGTCKRGGSVRSGFCKRDFSQNNANFGWSAVPLRFMYFRNDSWVNFSADVVETLRAGFLERKPIIETSIDGSKYIFDFKRMLQIEYSTGNCRSISWIDESGKCFFPSDFFSEEEFIESECSEWDDYTSCNYKNKNCNCNPKIEIEVKIDRPSSKRKREEEPEVSSSYKAAGNDAVKCQRLEEGGDAKWPNTIRLNETDMTSMLVKDNFLKGIAKVDTGALVTSIFQCKRETHLDKARHEVFQKQNEVTKAARGSSNMVYAWFGASAKRVESVLAHGFGSPTMLPAADAYGIGIYLSPVGLPHLSAKLADVDGNDLKHLILCRVILGNVEKVEAGSEQHLPSSVDFDTGSDDPKNPKWYVVWSNIANMNILPESVVSFRPSNMQGQAPLRAVAGVKYSLEKLFSKIKSSLPPGKVQEILMIYSTYRAGMMAKDAFIKKLRRVAGDEVLRSAIQDINASG from the exons ATGACCATGAATCTGGTGGAATCCGTTGGCGTTAGGGTTCCTCCTAGTGCACCGGCATCGTTTTTCTCCTCTAAAGGTACGTGTAAACGCGGCGGCAGCGTCCGATCTGGTTTCTGCAAACGAGATTTCTCACAGAACAACGCAAATTTCGGATGGAGCGCGGTTCCGTTGCGGTTCATGTACTTTCGTAATGATTCATGGGTTAATTTCTCGGCCGATGTAGTAGAAACGCTCCGAGCCGGTTTCTTGGAGCGGAAACCGATTATCGAGACGTCGATTGACGGTTCGAAGTATATATTTGATTTCAAGAGGATGCTGCAGATCGAGTACTCGACAGGTAATTGCCGGTCAATTTCTTGGATAGACGAAAGTGGCAAGTGTTTTTTCCCTAGCGATTTTTTTAGCGAAGAAGAATTTATTGAATCAGAATGTAGTGAGTGGGATGATTATACTAGctgtaattataaaaataagaattGTAATTGCAATCCTAAGATTGAGATTGAAGTTAAGATTGATCGACCTTCATCGAAAAGAAAGAGGGAGGAGGAGCCTGAAGTGAGTTCCTCTTACAAAGCCGCGGGGAATGATGCGGTCAAATGTCAGCGTTTGGAGGAGGGAGGAGATGCTAAATGGCCTAATACGATACGGTTAAATGAAACAGATATGACGTCTATGCTCGTGAAGGATAATTTCTTGAAAGGAATTGCGAAAGTTGATACTGGAGCTTTAGTTACTTCAATTTTTCAATGTAAGCGAGAAACGCATTTGGACAAAGCTCGTCACGAAGTTTTTCAAAAGCAGAATGAGGTTACTAAGGCTGCCAGGGGCTCTTCAAATATGGTTTATGCATGGTTTGGGGCTTCCGCCAAGCGTGTGGAGAGTGTTCTGGCCCATGGGTTTGGCTCACCTACTATGCTTCCCGCGGCTGATGCTTATGGGATTGGCATTTATTTATCTCCCGTAGGCTTGCCACACTTGAG TGCAAAGCTTGCTGATGTTGATGGAAATGATCTAAAACATCTTATTCTGTGCCGGGTGATATTGGGAAATGTCGAAAAAGTAGAAGCCGGATCAGAACAGCATCTCCCATCTAGTGTAGATTTTGACACTGGTTCTGATGATCCCAAGAACCCGAAGTGGTATGTGGTATGGTCAAATATTGCAAACATGAATATTCTTCCCGAGTCTGTTGTGAGTTTCAGACCTAGTAACATGCAAG GTCAAGCTCCACTGAGGGCAGTTGCTGGTGTCAAGTATTCCCTTGAAAAATTATTTTCGAAGATTAAGAGCTCTCTACCTCCTGGCAAAGTCCAAGAAATATTGATGATATACAGCACATATAGG GCTGGAATGATGGCCAAGGATGCTTTTATAAAGAAATTACGGCGGGTTGCTGGGGATGAGGTCCTGAGATCCGCTATTCAGGATATCAATGCTTCTGGATGA